A single genomic interval of Celeribacter indicus harbors:
- the murD gene encoding UDP-N-acetylmuramoyl-L-alanine--D-glutamate ligase, with protein sequence MIPVLGYEGRRVAVLGLGRSGLATARALVAGGAEALCWDDSVEARERAEAEGFALHDPMAPEGFAGVACLVVSPGIPHLYPEPNRVIERAWEAGVPVDNDIGLFFRSLGQGDWMEFDTPPRVIAVTGSNGKSTTSALIHHILVENGTPCQLAGNIGRGVLDIDPPEDGGVIVLELSSYQTDLARALTPDVAVFTNLSPDHLDRHGGMGGYFAAKRRLFAEGGPDRAVVGVDEKEGRSLANQLVEDPEDMRLIRVSSGQKLGGPGWNVFARKGFLSEYRKGRQVASIDLRDMAGLPGAHNHQNACAAYAAARALNLPPRGIEAALRSFTGLPHRSQLVRERGGVRYVNDSKATNVDAAAKALQAFPRIRWIAGGMGKEGGIAALAPCLGSVAKAYLIGFSARDFALQIGETPYEICETMEIAVAKAAAEAEPGDTVLLAPAAASFDQYPNFEKRGDAFVAEVEKLA encoded by the coding sequence ATGATCCCCGTTCTCGGATATGAAGGCAGGCGGGTCGCCGTTCTCGGCCTCGGGCGTTCGGGTCTTGCGACCGCGCGGGCGCTCGTCGCGGGCGGGGCGGAGGCGCTGTGCTGGGACGACAGCGTGGAGGCGCGGGAGCGGGCGGAGGCCGAGGGCTTCGCGCTTCATGACCCGATGGCGCCGGAGGGGTTTGCGGGCGTCGCCTGTCTGGTAGTCTCGCCGGGCATTCCGCATCTCTATCCCGAGCCCAACCGGGTGATCGAACGCGCCTGGGAGGCGGGGGTGCCGGTGGACAATGACATCGGCCTGTTCTTCCGCTCGCTCGGGCAGGGGGACTGGATGGAGTTCGACACGCCGCCGCGGGTGATCGCGGTGACGGGCTCGAACGGGAAATCCACCACCTCGGCGCTGATCCACCATATCCTTGTCGAAAACGGCACGCCCTGCCAGCTCGCCGGCAACATCGGGCGCGGGGTGCTGGACATCGACCCGCCGGAGGATGGCGGGGTGATCGTGCTGGAGCTGTCCTCCTACCAGACCGATCTGGCGCGGGCGCTGACGCCCGATGTCGCGGTCTTCACCAACCTTTCGCCCGATCATCTCGACCGCCACGGGGGCATGGGCGGCTATTTCGCCGCCAAGCGCCGTCTCTTCGCGGAGGGCGGGCCGGATCGTGCGGTGGTCGGCGTGGACGAGAAGGAAGGCCGCTCTCTCGCCAACCAGCTCGTGGAGGATCCCGAGGACATGCGGCTCATCCGCGTCTCCTCGGGGCAGAAGCTCGGCGGGCCGGGCTGGAACGTTTTTGCGCGCAAGGGATTCCTGTCGGAATATCGCAAGGGCAGACAGGTCGCCTCGATCGACCTGCGCGACATGGCGGGCCTGCCGGGGGCGCACAATCACCAGAACGCCTGCGCCGCCTATGCCGCCGCGCGGGCGCTGAACCTGCCGCCGCGCGGGATCGAGGCGGCGCTGCGCTCCTTCACCGGATTGCCGCATCGCTCCCAGCTCGTGCGCGAGCGCGGGGGTGTGCGGTATGTGAACGACTCGAAGGCGACGAATGTCGATGCCGCCGCCAAGGCGCTCCAGGCTTTCCCGCGCATCCGCTGGATCGCCGGCGGCATGGGCAAGGAGGGCGGGATCGCCGCGCTCGCCCCCTGTCTCGGCTCGGTGGCGAAAGCCTATCTCATCGGCTTCTCGGCACGCGATTTCGCGCTCCAGATCGGGGAGACGCCCTATGAGATCTGCGAGACGATGGAGATCGCCGTGGCGAAGGCCGCGGCGGAGGCGGAGCCGGG
- the mraY gene encoding phospho-N-acetylmuramoyl-pentapeptide-transferase yields the protein MLYWLAELSEGGGVFNLFRYITLRSGGAFFTALIFAMLFGRPLIDMLRRRQGKGQPIRDDGPEGHFVKAGTPTMGGLLILTALLVSTLLWARLDVGYVWIVLFVTYAYGAIGFADDYAKVSRADTKGVPGRVRLALGFLIAAIAAVWASYLHPDELQLQLALPVFKDVLVNLWWFFIPFAMIVIVGAANAVNLTDGLDGLAIMPVMIAAGTLGAIAYVVGRVDFTDYLGLHYVPGTGEILVFTAALIGGGLGFLWFNAPPAAVFMGDTGSLALGGALGAIAVATKHEIVLAIVGGLFVVEALSVIIQVAYFKRTGKRVFLMAPIHHHYEKKGWSEPTIVIRFWIISLVLALIGLATLKLR from the coding sequence ATGTTGTACTGGCTTGCGGAACTCTCGGAGGGCGGCGGGGTCTTCAACCTCTTCCGCTACATCACCCTGCGCTCCGGCGGGGCCTTCTTTACCGCGCTGATCTTCGCGATGCTCTTCGGCCGCCCGCTCATCGACATGCTGCGCCGCCGCCAGGGCAAGGGCCAGCCGATCCGCGACGACGGCCCGGAGGGCCATTTCGTCAAGGCCGGCACGCCCACGATGGGCGGGCTGCTGATCCTCACCGCGCTGCTCGTCTCCACGCTCCTCTGGGCGCGGCTCGACGTGGGCTATGTCTGGATCGTGCTCTTCGTCACCTATGCCTATGGCGCCATCGGCTTTGCCGACGATTACGCGAAAGTGTCCAGGGCCGATACCAAGGGCGTGCCCGGTCGCGTGCGGCTTGCCCTCGGCTTTCTCATCGCGGCCATCGCCGCGGTCTGGGCGTCCTATCTCCATCCCGACGAATTGCAGCTCCAGCTCGCGCTGCCGGTGTTCAAGGATGTCCTGGTGAACCTGTGGTGGTTCTTCATTCCCTTCGCCATGATCGTCATCGTCGGCGCGGCGAACGCGGTGAACCTCACCGACGGGCTCGACGGGCTTGCGATCATGCCGGTGATGATCGCGGCGGGCACGCTGGGCGCCATCGCCTATGTCGTGGGCCGCGTCGACTTCACCGATTATCTCGGCCTGCATTACGTGCCGGGGACGGGGGAGATCCTCGTCTTCACCGCCGCGCTCATCGGCGGCGGGCTCGGCTTTCTGTGGTTCAACGCCCCGCCGGCCGCCGTGTTCATGGGCGACACCGGGTCGCTGGCGCTCGGCGGCGCGCTCGGCGCGATCGCGGTGGCGACCAAGCACGAGATCGTCCTCGCGATCGTCGGCGGGCTGTTCGTGGTGGAGGCGCTGTCGGTCATCATCCAGGTCGCCTATTTCAAGCGCACCGGCAAGCGCGTCTTCCTGATGGCGCCGATCCACCACCACTACGAGAAGAAGGGCTGGTCGGAGCCGACCATCGTGATCCGGTTCTGGATCATTTCGCTGGTGCTCGCGCTGATCGGTCTGGCGACGCTGAAACTGCGGTGA